A region of Thermotoga sp. Mc24 DNA encodes the following proteins:
- the fliJ gene encoding flagellar export protein FliJ: MPFRFRLQRIYDVRRKEEETLKNDLSKINEKVENTQRIIQQLSAEKKRIESNFLHKKVLRKEDLLNMEMQMMFYEEEIKKKQSELSELMKEQEKTRSKLFEKMKERKILEKLKERKMREYFREENLKERKTMDEIAERKFWWES, translated from the coding sequence GTGCCTTTTAGATTTAGACTTCAGAGAATATACGATGTTCGAAGAAAGGAAGAAGAAACTTTGAAAAACGATCTCTCAAAAATCAATGAAAAAGTGGAAAATACCCAGAGAATTATACAACAACTTTCCGCTGAAAAGAAGCGAATAGAAAGTAATTTTCTTCACAAAAAGGTTCTCAGAAAGGAAGATCTCCTGAATATGGAGATGCAGATGATGTTTTATGAAGAAGAGATCAAAAAAAAGCAAAGTGAACTTTCTGAACTGATGAAGGAACAGGAAAAAACGAGAAGTAAACTTTTTGAAAAAATGAAGGAGAGAAAGATTCTTGAAAAATTAAAAGAAAGAAAGATGCGAGAGTACTTTCGTGAGGAAAACCTCAAAGAAAGGAAGACCATGGATGAAATAGCGGAGAGGAAATTCTGGTGGGAAAGCTAA
- a CDS encoding RNA-guided endonuclease InsQ/TnpB family protein — translation MPRRVIRTYKLAVPGHLNQTCEELNRTAARIYNKTMSLVRKIHRKKGFWLSWPTADKYILRWAENIKIHVHSKQAFVQLYFQALKGYFKAAKKNQDAKPPYKKKRYLPFIWKESAVKLLSDGTLRLSLGKEREPFVVQTPLKPPLRIKQARLVFEDGYYLHLAIEVEIEEKSANSGVMAVDPGVLRPITCFDGKEVISYHGGVLSSILRYRNKRLASLQSAIAECKKGSRRYNKLVRAKKRVLRRLRNQINDIMHKITSSFIGLCLRKQIGTIVIGDVTGIRERADYSDNANQKIHQWQFRKLIEMIRYKAEQFGIKVKLISEANTSKTCPVCGAKNKPNGRRYHCKTCGFEYHRDGVGAINIWKRYPGTGQVVAGLAPVRGVRFHPHLCGHGASLAPWKVA, via the coding sequence ATGCCCAGACGTGTGATACGAACCTACAAACTCGCTGTACCGGGACATTTGAATCAAACATGCGAAGAACTCAACCGCACCGCAGCAAGAATCTACAACAAAACGATGTCTCTTGTGCGAAAGATACACCGAAAGAAAGGCTTCTGGCTGTCCTGGCCCACCGCAGACAAATACATCCTCCGCTGGGCAGAAAACATCAAAATCCACGTCCACTCAAAGCAGGCATTTGTTCAGCTCTACTTTCAAGCCCTCAAAGGGTACTTCAAAGCAGCCAAAAAGAATCAAGATGCAAAACCTCCCTACAAGAAAAAACGCTATCTACCGTTCATATGGAAAGAAAGCGCTGTAAAACTTCTATCAGACGGCACCCTGAGACTGTCTTTGGGCAAAGAACGAGAACCATTTGTTGTACAAACACCTCTCAAACCTCCCCTTCGCATCAAACAGGCAAGACTTGTCTTTGAAGATGGATACTATCTCCACCTTGCGATAGAGGTGGAGATTGAAGAAAAGAGTGCTAATTCTGGTGTTATGGCAGTCGACCCTGGAGTGCTCCGTCCCATCACGTGCTTTGATGGAAAAGAAGTCATCAGCTACCACGGAGGGGTTCTTAGCAGCATCCTTCGCTACCGAAACAAACGCCTCGCAAGCCTTCAGTCTGCCATAGCAGAGTGCAAGAAGGGATCAAGAAGGTACAACAAGCTTGTTCGTGCAAAGAAAAGAGTCCTGAGACGGCTCAGAAACCAGATCAACGACATCATGCACAAGATCACAAGCAGTTTCATCGGACTGTGCCTCAGAAAACAAATCGGAACCATCGTGATAGGAGACGTCACAGGGATCAGAGAAAGAGCGGACTATAGCGACAATGCGAACCAGAAGATCCACCAGTGGCAGTTCAGAAAACTCATCGAGATGATAAGGTACAAAGCAGAGCAGTTCGGAATCAAAGTAAAGCTCATCTCAGAAGCGAACACGAGCAAGACGTGTCCTGTCTGTGGTGCAAAGAACAAGCCGAACGGAAGAAGATACCACTGCAAAACCTGTGGTTTTGAGTATCACAGGGACGGAGTTGGAGCAATCAACATCTGGAAAAGGTATCCTGGCACAGGCCAGGTAGTAGCGGGTTTGGCCCCCGTCAGAGGTGTGAGGTTCCATCCGCACCTCTGTGGCCATGGAGCGTCTTTGGCTCCATGGAAGGTGGCCTGA
- a CDS encoding GAF domain-containing protein, producing the protein MRSIVQNKVEECLEILKWDKTKWIDFWRELRKKFGPIVPNYEKKLELNDEKIEKILREIERRELDRFKWDWLDVSRNKKIECAESLSEREDFLDLKKEDFSVFLMSLLGLSDWVVVDGEKEKIVVIDVFSLWRKGFLRELSLATLHAVIEFRKGKKIGNYGGKKEYFDSLLKEIEKILRGKEALGDLCKFLRNHVSYYDWVGFYFVEDGKLKLGPFVGEPTEHVEIPFGVGICGQAAEREETFVVQDVSKETNYLSCSPKTKAEIVVPIFKDGKIIGELDIDSYSPSPFSEEDRDLLEKVCELVSKVV; encoded by the coding sequence ATGAGAAGCATCGTTCAGAACAAGGTGGAAGAGTGTCTCGAGATATTGAAGTGGGACAAAACGAAATGGATCGATTTCTGGAGAGAGCTGAGAAAAAAGTTCGGTCCGATAGTCCCAAACTACGAGAAAAAACTCGAATTGAACGATGAAAAGATCGAAAAGATCCTTCGGGAAATAGAGCGAAGAGAACTCGACAGATTCAAGTGGGATTGGCTGGACGTCTCGAGGAACAAAAAAATAGAGTGTGCAGAATCGCTCTCAGAGAGAGAAGATTTCCTCGATTTGAAAAAAGAAGACTTCTCCGTGTTCCTCATGTCGCTTCTGGGTCTTTCAGACTGGGTTGTTGTGGATGGAGAGAAAGAGAAGATCGTGGTGATTGACGTGTTCTCTCTCTGGAGAAAGGGATTTCTAAGAGAGCTTTCACTCGCCACGCTCCACGCGGTGATAGAGTTCAGAAAAGGAAAAAAAATCGGGAACTACGGAGGAAAAAAAGAGTACTTTGATTCACTGCTGAAAGAGATTGAGAAAATTTTAAGAGGAAAAGAAGCTCTCGGTGATCTGTGCAAATTTTTGAGAAACCACGTTTCGTACTACGACTGGGTGGGATTTTACTTCGTGGAAGATGGAAAGCTGAAACTCGGTCCGTTCGTGGGAGAGCCAACAGAACACGTGGAGATACCGTTCGGAGTTGGAATCTGTGGTCAGGCAGCGGAAAGAGAAGAGACCTTCGTTGTCCAGGATGTGAGCAAAGAAACGAATTACCTCTCCTGCAGTCCAAAGACGAAAGCGGAAATTGTGGTTCCCATTTTCAAGGATGGAAAGATCATAGGAGAGCTGGACATAGATTCGTACAGTCCTTCTCCTTTTTCCGAAGAGGACAGAGACCTTCTCGAAAAGGTGTGTGAACTCGTGTCAAAGGTGGTGTGA
- a CDS encoding proline--tRNA ligase, producing MRMKDLYAPTLKETPSDVETVSHEYLLRGGFIRKTAAGIYTYLPLGRRVLLKIENIVREEMNRIGAQEILMPILQPAELWKQSGRWDDYGPEMMKLKDRHERDFTLGPTHEEIVTDLVKNELRSYKQLPLTLYQIANKYRDEIRPRFGLLRAREFIMKDAYSFHASWESLDETYEEFKKAYSRIMERLGVRYMIIEAETGAIGGNASHEFVVPAKIGETNVLFCEKCGYQASDEKAEYKGEYTQEQEEEKPFKKVPTPGVKTIEEVSEFLGVPPSKIVKSLLYKGREGYVMVLIRGDLELNEAKLKAHLKDQSLRMATPEEILKDFGVPVGFIGPIGVDVKKVADHSVRGLKNFVVGGMEEDTHYVNANHPRDFKVDEWYDLRTMVEGDPCPVCGEPLKATKGIELGHIFKLGTKYSEAMKAYFMDENGEMKPFIMGCYGWGVSRTMAAVVEHFHDENGMIWPLSIAPYTVVVDILNMNDAEQKQVGEKIYQVLSEKGEEVVLDDREVSPGFKFKDADLIGFPIRINVGRSLKEGVVELKKRYSKELVKVNIKNGFGTLLETLEKMKREYDPKEAAR from the coding sequence TTGCGGATGAAAGACCTCTACGCTCCTACTCTCAAAGAAACCCCTTCCGATGTTGAGACAGTGAGCCACGAGTATCTTCTTCGAGGAGGCTTCATCAGAAAAACAGCTGCCGGTATATACACCTACCTCCCACTGGGAAGAAGAGTGCTTCTCAAAATAGAGAACATAGTTCGGGAAGAGATGAACAGGATAGGGGCACAGGAAATTCTGATGCCCATCCTTCAACCTGCGGAACTCTGGAAACAGTCAGGAAGGTGGGACGATTACGGTCCCGAAATGATGAAACTCAAAGACAGGCACGAAAGAGACTTCACACTCGGTCCCACGCACGAGGAGATCGTCACGGACCTTGTGAAGAACGAGCTCCGTTCGTACAAACAGCTTCCTCTCACTCTGTATCAGATAGCGAACAAGTACAGAGACGAAATCAGACCCCGTTTTGGCCTTCTCAGGGCAAGAGAATTCATCATGAAGGACGCTTACAGCTTTCACGCAAGCTGGGAATCTCTGGACGAGACGTACGAAGAGTTCAAAAAAGCGTACTCCCGAATTATGGAAAGGCTCGGCGTGAGGTACATGATCATAGAGGCAGAAACGGGTGCCATCGGAGGGAACGCTTCCCACGAGTTCGTCGTTCCTGCAAAAATAGGAGAGACGAACGTACTCTTCTGTGAAAAGTGCGGCTACCAGGCAAGCGACGAAAAAGCCGAATACAAAGGTGAATATACTCAGGAACAGGAAGAAGAGAAACCCTTCAAGAAGGTTCCCACACCCGGGGTGAAGACGATCGAGGAAGTTTCAGAGTTTCTCGGTGTTCCTCCGTCGAAGATCGTGAAGTCTCTTCTTTACAAAGGAAGAGAAGGATACGTCATGGTACTCATAAGAGGAGACCTGGAGCTCAATGAAGCGAAACTCAAAGCACATTTGAAAGATCAGTCGCTGAGAATGGCAACTCCAGAAGAAATTCTGAAGGACTTCGGTGTTCCTGTCGGATTCATTGGACCCATCGGTGTGGATGTGAAGAAAGTGGCCGATCACAGCGTCAGGGGGCTGAAAAACTTCGTCGTTGGGGGTATGGAAGAGGACACGCACTACGTAAACGCAAACCATCCCAGAGATTTCAAGGTGGACGAGTGGTACGATCTGAGAACGATGGTGGAGGGCGATCCCTGTCCCGTCTGTGGTGAGCCTCTCAAGGCAACAAAAGGGATAGAGCTTGGTCACATATTCAAACTCGGTACAAAATACTCCGAAGCCATGAAGGCCTACTTTATGGATGAAAACGGTGAGATGAAGCCTTTCATCATGGGCTGTTATGGCTGGGGAGTTTCCAGAACGATGGCGGCTGTTGTGGAGCATTTCCACGATGAGAACGGTATGATCTGGCCCCTTTCGATCGCCCCTTACACCGTTGTGGTGGACATTCTGAACATGAACGACGCTGAACAGAAGCAGGTGGGAGAAAAGATTTACCAGGTTCTCTCAGAAAAAGGAGAAGAGGTTGTTCTGGATGACAGAGAAGTCTCGCCTGGTTTCAAATTCAAAGACGCCGATCTCATAGGCTTTCCCATAAGAATAAACGTGGGAAGATCCCTCAAGGAAGGTGTTGTTGAACTGAAGAAACGCTATTCGAAAGAACTCGTCAAGGTGAACATCAAAAACGGTTTCGGCACGCTTCTGGAAACACTGGAAAAGATGAAGCGGGAGTACGATCCCAAGGAGGCTGCCAGGTGA
- the tmung gene encoding type-4 uracil-DNA glycosylase: protein MYTREELMEIVSERVKKCTACPLHLNRTNVVVGEGNLDTRIVFVGEGPGEEEDKTGRPFVGRAGMLLTELLRESGIRREDVYICNVVKCRPPNNRTPTPEEQAACGHFLLAQIEIINPDVIVALGATALSFLMDGKKVSITKIRGNPIDWLAGKKVIPTFHPSYLLRNRSNELRKIVLEDIEKAKSFIKKEGR, encoded by the coding sequence TTGTATACAAGGGAAGAACTCATGGAGATAGTGTCAGAGAGAGTGAAAAAGTGTACGGCTTGCCCACTTCATCTGAATAGGACAAACGTTGTCGTAGGAGAAGGAAATCTGGATACGAGGATCGTTTTTGTGGGAGAAGGACCGGGAGAGGAAGAAGACAAGACGGGAAGACCTTTCGTCGGAAGAGCGGGAATGCTTCTGACGGAGCTACTCAGAGAATCAGGTATCAGAAGAGAAGATGTTTACATATGCAACGTTGTGAAATGCAGGCCTCCCAACAACAGAACACCCACTCCTGAAGAACAGGCGGCATGTGGACATTTTTTACTCGCTCAGATCGAAATCATCAACCCAGATGTGATAGTTGCTCTCGGAGCCACGGCATTGTCTTTCCTCATGGATGGGAAAAAGGTATCCATAACCAAAATCAGAGGAAATCCCATCGACTGGCTCGCAGGAAAAAAGGTCATTCCAACATTCCATCCGAGTTATCTTCTGAGAAATAGAAGTAATGAACTCAGAAAGATCGTTCTTGAGGATATTGAGAAAGCAAAAAGTTTCATAAAGAAGGAGGGTCGATAG
- a CDS encoding YifB family Mg chelatase-like AAA ATPase, which produces MNYSKLSSATIQGIEAMKIDVEVDFDNRSVFNDIDVVGLGDTAVKESRKRVKSAILNSGFSLPHGKYVVNLAPGDVRKEGSMLDLPIALCILASTGIVQVSENILAIGELSLNGEVKRVNGVLPVLLSLSERFNGTVLIPKENEEEAKCVKGLDIYAVESLRECVEFLRGDRALKQIEYSGIGNTNVEYEIDFSDVRDHEMVKRAVEIAVAGFHNILMIGNPGSGKTMIAKRIPTIFPPMSEEEILETSKVYSASGYPGIVKLRPFRSPHHTASTVSIIGGGTNPRPGEISLAHNGVLFLDELPEFKRDVLEALRQPLEEGIVTVARAKFTVTYPARFMLVGAMNPCPCGNLGDPKQPCVCSPRDIMRYRKKISGPLLDRMDLVINVPKLSFEEMMKKPEGEKSSSIRERVIKAREIQKRRFRDTHISCNSQMSHRMLRRFVQLDEKSEDLLKRYVERYGLSGRKIDKVLKISRTIADLEGSSSVEMSHLAEALQYRFRES; this is translated from the coding sequence GTGAACTACAGCAAACTCTCCTCCGCCACGATACAGGGAATAGAAGCAATGAAAATAGATGTGGAAGTGGATTTCGACAACAGGAGCGTTTTCAACGATATAGACGTGGTCGGTCTCGGTGACACCGCTGTGAAAGAGAGCAGAAAAAGGGTGAAAAGTGCTATTCTGAACAGCGGATTTTCTCTTCCACACGGTAAATACGTGGTGAACCTCGCTCCTGGAGACGTGAGAAAAGAAGGTTCCATGCTCGACCTGCCAATCGCACTGTGCATACTCGCTTCAACAGGAATAGTTCAGGTGAGCGAAAACATCCTCGCTATAGGAGAACTCTCGCTGAATGGAGAAGTGAAGAGGGTGAACGGGGTTCTTCCCGTTCTCCTTTCTCTTTCAGAAAGGTTCAATGGTACGGTGCTCATCCCAAAAGAGAACGAAGAAGAAGCAAAGTGTGTGAAAGGGCTGGATATATATGCAGTGGAATCTCTCAGAGAATGCGTTGAGTTTTTGAGGGGAGATAGAGCGCTGAAACAGATCGAGTATTCGGGTATAGGAAACACGAACGTTGAATACGAGATTGATTTTTCCGACGTTAGAGACCACGAGATGGTGAAAAGAGCGGTGGAGATAGCCGTCGCAGGTTTTCACAACATCCTCATGATAGGAAATCCCGGTTCCGGAAAGACCATGATAGCGAAGAGAATTCCCACGATCTTTCCTCCCATGTCCGAAGAGGAAATCCTCGAGACGAGTAAGGTGTACAGCGCATCTGGTTATCCCGGGATCGTGAAACTCCGTCCCTTCAGATCTCCCCATCACACAGCGTCGACCGTCTCCATCATCGGTGGCGGCACCAACCCAAGACCCGGTGAGATTTCCCTCGCACACAACGGTGTTCTGTTCCTCGATGAACTGCCGGAATTCAAAAGAGACGTGCTGGAAGCGTTGAGACAGCCTCTCGAAGAAGGCATCGTCACGGTTGCCAGAGCGAAGTTCACCGTCACCTACCCCGCTCGCTTCATGCTGGTCGGTGCCATGAATCCCTGTCCCTGTGGAAATCTTGGAGACCCGAAACAACCCTGTGTCTGCTCTCCCAGAGACATCATGAGGTACAGAAAGAAAATCTCAGGTCCTCTTCTGGACAGGATGGATCTGGTGATCAACGTTCCGAAGCTCTCCTTCGAGGAAATGATGAAAAAACCCGAAGGAGAGAAAAGCTCTTCAATCAGAGAGCGGGTGATTAAGGCGAGGGAGATACAGAAAAGACGTTTCAGGGATACTCATATTTCCTGCAATTCACAGATGTCTCACAGAATGCTGAGGAGGTTTGTCCAGCTGGACGAGAAGAGTGAGGACCTCCTGAAGAGATACGTGGAAAGATACGGACTGTCGGGTAGAAAGATCGATAAAGTTCTGAAGATCTCACGAACAATAGCGGATCTGGAAGGTTCGAGCAGTGTAGAAATGAGTCACCTCGCAGAAGCGCTTCAGTACAGGTTCAGAGAGAGTTAG
- the hslV gene encoding ATP-dependent protease subunit HslV: protein MKFHGTTILVVRKNGQTVMGGDGQVTFGSTVLKGNARKVRKLGEGKVLAGFAGSVADAMTLFDRFEAKLREWGGNLTKAAVELAKDWRTDRVLRRLEALLLVADKENIFIISGNGEVIQPDDDAAAIGSGGPYALAAAKALLRNTDLSAREIVEKAMMIAGEICIYTNQNIVIEEV, encoded by the coding sequence ATGAAATTTCACGGAACGACGATACTGGTTGTGAGAAAAAACGGTCAAACGGTGATGGGAGGAGACGGTCAGGTCACCTTCGGTTCGACCGTTTTGAAGGGAAATGCGAGAAAGGTTAGAAAGCTTGGGGAAGGAAAAGTGCTCGCTGGTTTTGCGGGATCTGTGGCGGACGCCATGACGCTCTTCGATAGATTCGAAGCGAAACTGAGAGAGTGGGGAGGTAACCTCACAAAGGCTGCCGTTGAACTCGCAAAGGATTGGAGAACGGACAGAGTTCTGAGAAGATTGGAAGCCCTGCTTCTTGTGGCAGATAAAGAGAACATCTTCATCATATCGGGAAACGGTGAGGTTATCCAGCCCGACGACGACGCGGCCGCCATCGGTTCTGGAGGACCTTACGCACTCGCAGCTGCCAAGGCCCTTCTCAGAAACACCGATCTCTCCGCGCGGGAAATCGTGGAGAAAGCAATGATGATAGCCGGTGAGATCTGCATCTACACGAACCAGAACATAGTGATCGAAGAAGTTTAG
- a CDS encoding TIGR01212 family radical SAM protein (This family includes YhcC from E. coli K-12, an uncharacterized radical SAM protein.) yields MRYRKLSDYLKERYGERVQRIVIHGGFSCPNRDGTKSRGGCIYCDATGSGFTTLMRLPIREQVMEIKKKYEKRGIKKFIAYFQSFSNTYAPVEVLRERYEEALVDDSIIQLSVSTRPDLVSERVLDLFEEFKKRVDVSVELGLQTANYRTLKKINRGHTLAEFVDAAVRVKKRGIELVVHVILNLPWDDMEDVVETAKILSALDVDGVKLHSLYVVEGTKLAEMYKKGEIKICSLEEYIDRAITFLEYLSPNVVIHRLVADPPRKGTIFGNWGKSKIEIINMIEEELERRDTYQGKKFDYLNR; encoded by the coding sequence GTGCGATACAGAAAGCTCAGCGATTATCTGAAGGAAAGATACGGTGAAAGGGTTCAGAGAATAGTGATACACGGGGGATTCTCCTGTCCGAACAGGGACGGTACGAAAAGTAGGGGTGGCTGTATCTACTGTGATGCCACGGGAAGCGGTTTTACCACTCTGATGAGGCTCCCGATAAGAGAGCAGGTCATGGAAATAAAGAAAAAATACGAAAAGCGGGGGATCAAGAAATTCATCGCGTATTTTCAGTCGTTCAGCAACACGTACGCTCCTGTTGAGGTGCTCAGAGAACGCTACGAGGAAGCTCTCGTGGACGACAGTATAATCCAGCTCTCTGTCTCCACGAGGCCCGATCTCGTGTCCGAACGAGTTTTGGATCTGTTCGAAGAATTCAAAAAGCGTGTCGATGTTTCCGTTGAGCTCGGTCTTCAGACAGCAAACTATCGAACACTCAAGAAGATCAACAGAGGCCACACCCTCGCGGAGTTCGTGGATGCCGCTGTGAGAGTGAAAAAGAGAGGCATCGAACTCGTGGTGCATGTGATTTTGAATCTGCCCTGGGACGATATGGAGGATGTGGTAGAGACGGCCAAGATCCTTTCCGCTCTCGATGTGGACGGTGTGAAACTCCACTCGCTTTACGTGGTGGAAGGAACAAAACTCGCGGAGATGTACAAAAAGGGAGAAATAAAAATCTGTTCACTCGAGGAGTACATCGACAGAGCGATCACATTTCTCGAGTATCTCTCTCCGAACGTGGTTATTCACAGGCTGGTTGCAGATCCTCCGAGAAAGGGAACGATCTTCGGTAACTGGGGAAAGAGCAAGATAGAAATCATCAACATGATAGAAGAAGAACTCGAGAGGAGAGATACGTATCAGGGCAAGAAGTTTGATTATCTTAACAGGTAG
- a CDS encoding metal-dependent transcriptional regulator produces the protein MPRGRKKTLTPALEDYLAVIQEILQKQPAARVSTIARKMGVSLPSVTNAMKRLAELEYVEYEKYGYITLTEKGKRRARSLRGSQNRLRNFFFYVMGIPSPTAEKLARHFSHFLDTKTRERFKRFYDIMVNFDESKVQELKEFLEESRRLVNVQEIPEEARIMEEDEEEEAQP, from the coding sequence ATGCCAAGAGGAAGAAAGAAAACCCTGACACCTGCGCTCGAAGATTACCTTGCGGTGATTCAGGAGATACTTCAGAAACAACCCGCGGCGAGGGTGAGCACCATCGCGAGAAAGATGGGTGTGAGCCTTCCAAGTGTGACAAACGCCATGAAAAGACTGGCAGAACTCGAATACGTCGAATACGAGAAGTACGGATACATAACCCTTACCGAGAAGGGAAAAAGAAGAGCAAGATCGTTGAGAGGTTCTCAGAACAGACTCAGAAACTTTTTCTTCTACGTGATGGGAATACCTTCGCCCACCGCGGAAAAACTCGCGCGTCATTTCTCACACTTCCTGGATACAAAAACGAGAGAAAGATTCAAGAGATTTTACGACATAATGGTGAATTTCGATGAGAGCAAGGTGCAGGAACTGAAGGAATTCCTCGAAGAGAGCAGAAGACTTGTGAACGTTCAGGAAATCCCTGAAGAAGCCAGAATTATGGAAGAAGATGAAGAAGAGGAGGCTCAACCATGA
- a CDS encoding DUF6485 family protein yields MKVCPNKERNLSYCNCSYPGCPRKGICCECMHYHRQHGELPACYFPNDAEKTWDRSIEHFKRVV; encoded by the coding sequence GTGAAGGTCTGCCCGAACAAAGAGAGGAACCTTTCTTACTGCAACTGTTCTTATCCTGGATGTCCGAGAAAGGGCATCTGCTGTGAATGCATGCACTACCACAGACAGCATGGAGAACTTCCCGCGTGCTACTTCCCGAACGACGCGGAGAAAACCTGGGACAGATCCATCGAACACTTCAAAAGAGTGGTGTGA
- the mnmA gene encoding tRNA 2-thiouridine(34) synthase MnmA — MKVGVALSGGVDSAVALYLLLKEGHEVKAFHMKTKEDEFFIRKEIKKKVCCSPSDTADAIRIAHSLGVKIEIVDVKEIFREKVIEPFKKDLLKGLTPNPCVHCNRFVKFGYLMDYVLNQGFDAFASGHYARIDFSEKYGRKVIKKGVDLKKDQSYFLARIEPWRIEKLIFPNGVYTKEEIRRIAEEAGIHVAKKQESQDVCFIPDGSVENFLKDEGITLKEGDLITPEGETVGQHFGYPLYTIGQRKGFKIEKFGRRYYVEGKIPEKNVVIVSDLEDVFFSGLIAEDPVWHVEVPEEFRCVCRVRKKSEEAPAIVRVRDNEVGVRFEKKVFAVTPGQIAAFYDGDTLLGGAIIKEGIR; from the coding sequence TTGAAAGTAGGGGTAGCTCTCAGTGGAGGAGTAGACAGTGCGGTAGCTCTCTATCTACTGCTGAAAGAAGGACACGAGGTAAAGGCCTTCCATATGAAAACGAAGGAAGATGAATTCTTCATCAGAAAAGAAATAAAGAAGAAGGTCTGCTGCAGTCCATCGGATACGGCTGACGCGATAAGAATAGCCCACTCTCTTGGAGTGAAGATAGAGATCGTCGATGTGAAAGAGATCTTCAGAGAGAAAGTCATCGAACCATTCAAGAAGGATCTTCTCAAAGGTCTCACTCCGAATCCTTGTGTACACTGCAACCGCTTCGTGAAGTTTGGGTACCTCATGGATTACGTTCTCAACCAGGGATTCGACGCGTTCGCGAGCGGGCATTATGCGAGAATAGATTTCAGTGAAAAGTACGGGAGAAAGGTGATAAAAAAAGGTGTGGATTTGAAGAAAGATCAGTCGTATTTCCTTGCCAGGATCGAACCCTGGAGGATAGAAAAACTCATCTTTCCGAACGGAGTATACACGAAAGAAGAGATCAGAAGAATCGCAGAAGAAGCGGGAATACACGTCGCAAAGAAACAGGAAAGTCAGGACGTGTGTTTCATACCGGATGGCAGTGTCGAAAATTTTTTGAAAGACGAAGGTATAACACTCAAAGAGGGTGACCTCATTACACCAGAGGGAGAGACCGTTGGTCAACACTTCGGGTATCCACTCTACACAATCGGTCAGAGAAAGGGCTTCAAGATAGAAAAATTCGGGAGAAGATACTACGTGGAGGGCAAAATTCCGGAGAAGAACGTTGTTATTGTATCAGATCTGGAAGATGTTTTTTTCTCCGGTTTGATCGCAGAAGATCCTGTCTGGCATGTCGAAGTGCCGGAAGAGTTCAGATGTGTCTGCAGGGTGAGGAAAAAATCCGAAGAAGCTCCCGCGATCGTCAGGGTAAGAGATAACGAAGTGGGGGTCAGGTTCGAGAAGAAAGTCTTCGCTGTTACACCGGGTCAGATCGCCGCCTTTTACGATGGGGACACACTCCTTGGAGGAGCGATCATAAAGGAGGGAATCCGATGA
- a CDS encoding SDR family oxidoreductase codes for MNVLVTGGAGFIGSHVVDKLIENGYGVIVVDNLSSGKVENLNRNALFYEQSIEDEEMMERIFSLHRPEYVFHLAAQASVAISVREPVRDAETNIIGSLVLLEKSIKHGVKKFIFSSTGGAIYGENVKVFPTPETETPHPISPYGIAKYSIEMYLEFFAREYGLKYTVLRYANVYGPRQDPYGEAGVVAIFTERMLRGEEVHIFGDGEYVRDYVYVDDVVRANLLAMEKGDNEVFNIGTGRGTTVNQLFKLLKEITGYDKEPVYKPPRKGDVRKSILDYTKAKEKLGWEPKVSLEEGLKLTVEYFRKTLE; via the coding sequence ATGAACGTTCTGGTAACAGGCGGAGCGGGCTTCATAGGATCCCACGTGGTGGACAAACTGATAGAAAACGGATACGGCGTCATTGTGGTGGACAATCTATCCTCTGGAAAGGTCGAAAACCTCAACAGAAACGCGCTGTTTTATGAACAGAGTATAGAGGACGAAGAAATGATGGAGCGGATCTTCTCTCTGCACAGACCCGAGTATGTCTTTCACCTCGCCGCTCAGGCTAGTGTCGCCATCTCCGTTAGGGAACCTGTCAGAGACGCGGAAACGAACATCATTGGATCTCTTGTGCTTCTTGAAAAATCCATCAAGCACGGTGTTAAAAAATTCATTTTTTCATCCACCGGTGGGGCTATATACGGAGAGAATGTGAAGGTCTTTCCAACACCAGAGACGGAGACACCTCATCCGATATCACCTTACGGTATTGCGAAGTACAGCATCGAGATGTACCTGGAATTCTTCGCAAGAGAGTACGGGCTGAAGTACACAGTCCTCAGATACGCCAACGTTTACGGGCCAAGACAGGATCCGTACGGTGAAGCGGGCGTGGTGGCCATCTTCACTGAAAGGATGCTCAGGGGAGAGGAAGTTCACATATTCGGTGATGGAGAGTACGTCAGAGACTACGTTTACGTTGATGACGTAGTCAGAGCGAATCTTCTCGCCATGGAGAAAGGCGACAACGAAGTCTTCAACATAGGAACGGGAAGGGGCACGACCGTGAACCAGCTCTTCAAACTGCTGAAAGAGATCACTGGCTACGATAAAGAGCCCGTCTATAAACCACCGCGTAAGGGCGACGTGAGAAAGAGCATTCTCGATTACACGAAGGCGAAGGAAAAACTCGGCTGGGAACCCAAAGTTTCCCTTGAGGAGGGATTGAAGCTCACCGTTGAGTATTTCAGAAAAACCCTTGAATGA